In the Gossypium raimondii isolate GPD5lz chromosome 9, ASM2569854v1, whole genome shotgun sequence genome, one interval contains:
- the LOC105798476 gene encoding GRAS family protein RAM1 has protein sequence MSMINSLCGSMGSIKSENSCESLVEPKKIAPPSCDMEQNSLTPPSLNFPAVKFELDGDVEVQSPDSSIWETFFSDHFDADFMVSSPVRNLPSPQVSSYNFNNVMSMQGQSILGCSPPPFSPQLGSYSSSSGNKGKGQSPLHRVFNSPNDQFMQVESLSLPAIEEFLDDGYEDQYQTTKISGIGTSNNMFEMPTTGPSMLDCISMPNSSTFCGSASETTSSQLDQEQHYQLNCVSRAPLSQQLQQEKQQEKQISAAAAEQQQHQNLGHTLMVPIPIGPEQEQDSGLQLVHLLLACAEAVAKEDYLSARKYIHHLNRVVTPLGDSMQRVASCFTEALSARLAATMTTSPSTSSSPKPYSPFPSNSLEVLKIYQIVYQACPYIKFAHFTANQAIFEAFETEERVHVIDLDILQGYQWPAFMQALAARPSGAPFLRITGVGPSMEAIKETGRSLTELAHSLHIPFEFHPIGEKLEDIKPHMFNRRVGEALAVNAVNTLHRVPGNFLGNLLAMIRNQAPNIVTLVEQEASHNGPYFLGRFLEALHYYSAIFDSLDATFPPDSAQRAKVEQYIFAPEIRNIVACEGSERIERHERLEKWRKLMEGKGFKGVPLSANAVTQSKILLGLYSCDGYRLTEDKGCLLLGWQDRAILAASAWRC, from the exons ATGAGCATGATTAATTCTCTCTGTGGTAGCATGGGCTCCATCAAGAGTGAAAACTCATGTGAGTCACTTGTTGAGCCTAAGAAAATTGCTCCTCCATCTTGTGATATGGAGCAAAACAGCTTAACCCCACCAAGCCTCAACTTCCCAGCAGTGAAATTTGAGTTGGATGGTGATGTTGAGGTTCAATCCCCAGACAGTTCTATTTGGGAAACTTTCTTCTCTGATCATTTTGATGCTGATTTCATGGTCTCATCTCCAGTGAGGAACTTACCATCTCCACAAGTATCAAGCTATAACTTCAACAATGTTATGTCAATGCAAGGGCAGAGTATCTTAGGGTGTTCTCCACCTCCGTTTTCGCCTCAGCTCGGATCCTATAGCAGCAGCAGCGGCAACAAGGGGAAAGGGCAGAGCCCACTTCATAGAGTGTTTAACTCACCTAACGATCAGTTCATGCAGGTTGAGAGTCTTTCACTGCCTGCTATAGAAGAATTCTTGGATGATGGTTATGAAGATCAGTACCAAACAACAAAGATTTCAGGTATTGGAACTTCCAATAACATGTTTGAGATGCCAACTACAGGTCCATCAATGTTGGATTGCATTTCAATGCCAAACTCTTCAACTTTTTGCGGTTCTGCGAGTGAAACGACATCGTCTCAGTTGGACCAGGAGCAACACTATCAGTTAAACTGTGTCTCAAGAGCACCGTTATCCCAACAATTGCAACAAGAGAAGCAACAAGAAAAGCAAATATCAGCAGCTGCAGCTGAACAACAGCAGCACCAGAACCTTGGCCATACCTTAATGGTTCCTATTCCTATTGGCCCTGAGCAG GAGCAAGATAGTGGACTTCAATTGGTCCACCTCCTCCTAGCATGTGCTGAAGCAGTGGCCAAAGAGGATTACCTGTCAGCAAGAAAATATATACATCACCTAAATCGAGTGGTAACTCCCCTTGGGGACTCCATGCAAAGGGTTGCCTCATGCTTCACTGAAGCCCTAAGTGCAAGGCTTGCCGCCACCATGACCACCAGTCCTAGCACCTCCTCTTCTCCAAAACCATACTCTCCTTTCCCATCAAACTCCTTGGAAGTCCTCAAGATTTACCAAATTGTTTACCAAGCATGTCCCTACATAAAATTTGCACATTTCACTGCTAATCAAGCCATCTTTGAGGCCTTCGAAACTGAAGAACGTGTTCATGTGATTGACTTAGATATCCTCCAAGGCTATCAATGGCCAGCTTTCATGCAAGCTCTAGCTGCCCGACCCAGTGGAGCTCCATTTTTGAGGATAACAGGGGTTGGACCTTCCATGGAAGCCATTAAAGAGACAGGGAGAAGTTTGACTGAGCTAGCTCACTCCCTCCACATTCCATTTGAGTTCCACCCAATTGGGGAGAAACTTGAAGATATAAAGCCCCACATGTTCAACAGGAGAGTTGGTGAGGCTCTAGCCGTTAATGCCGTCAACACGCTCCACCGAGTCCCTGGGAACTTCCTTGGGAACCTATTGGCAATGATCCGTAACCAAGCGCCTAACATCGTGACCCTTGTTGAACAAGAAGCAAGCCATAATGGACCTTACTTCTTAGGCCGTTTCCTCGAGGCATTGCACTATTATTCAGCCATATTTGACTCATTGGATGCCACTTTTCCTCCGGATTCCGCTCAAAGAGCCAAAGTAGAGCAGTACATATTTGCACCAGAGATAAGAAACATAGTGGCATGTGAAGGCAGTGAGAGGATTGAAAGGCACGAGAGGCTGGAGAAATGGAGGAAATTAATGGAAGGAAAAGGGTTCAAAGGGGTGCCCTTAAGTGCCAATGCAGTCACTCAATCAAAGATCCTGCTGGGTTTATATTCTTGTGATGGTTATCGATTGACTGAAGATAAAGGTTGCTTGCTTTTGGGGTGGCAAGATAGAGCCATTCTTGCTGCTTCTGCATGGCGATGTTga
- the LOC105798477 gene encoding membrane-anchored ubiquitin-fold protein 4 isoform X1: protein MPEEEVVEIKFRLYDGSDMGPFRYSPASTIAMLKERIVAEWPKDKKIAPKGANDIKLINAGKILENNKIVGQCRVHCGDLPEAVITMHVVVQPSVTKVKTAEKKVDEPPRNNLCSCSIM from the exons GGTTGTACGATGGATCAGATATGGGTCCATTTCGATACTCGCCTGCTTCAACCATTGCTATGCTCAAGGAAAGAATTGTTGCTGAATGGCCTAAAG ataaaaaaattgcGCCTAAGGGAGCAAATGACATCAAACTGATAAATGCTGGGAAAATTTTGGAGAACAACAAGATTGTTGGCCAGTGTAGAGTACATTGTGGTGATCTTCCTGAAGCAGTCATCACCATGCATGTTGTCGTGCAGCCGTCTGTAACAAAAGTTAAAACAG CAGAAAAGAAGGTGGATGAGCCTCCCAGGAATAACTTATGTTCATGTTCCATAATGTAA
- the LOC105798477 gene encoding membrane-anchored ubiquitin-fold protein 4 isoform X2, which produces MPEEEVVEIKFRLYDGSDMGPFRYSPASTIAMLKERIVAEWPKDKKIAPKGANDIKLINAGKILENNKIVGQCRVHCGDLPEAVITMHVVVQPSVTKVKTEKKVDEPPRNNLCSCSIM; this is translated from the exons GGTTGTACGATGGATCAGATATGGGTCCATTTCGATACTCGCCTGCTTCAACCATTGCTATGCTCAAGGAAAGAATTGTTGCTGAATGGCCTAAAG ataaaaaaattgcGCCTAAGGGAGCAAATGACATCAAACTGATAAATGCTGGGAAAATTTTGGAGAACAACAAGATTGTTGGCCAGTGTAGAGTACATTGTGGTGATCTTCCTGAAGCAGTCATCACCATGCATGTTGTCGTGCAGCCGTCTGTAACAAAAGTTAAAACAG AAAAGAAGGTGGATGAGCCTCCCAGGAATAACTTATGTTCATGTTCCATAATGTAA